CAGTGGCTGATCCACGGATCAGGGATTCTGTGGTGTTCCCAAAGAACAGCAGTTAGTTAAGCTTACAAATCTGCACACACCTTAAGGAGCCATTTGGTTACCCTCACATGGTACAGCAATGAACATCACATCCTTTGAGTCTGTGTGAAAGGCTAGCACTAATTTTGAAGGCTTTTCCTCCTCAAGGCCTATCACCAGAGGTAGCAAAGCAGCTGGAGAAAATGAAACAACATCCCCAGGATTCCAGAGGATGCAATCAAGTGAGTAGCACCCCCACCTTCATCAACCCAACTCATTCACTAACAACAACCTTTTTCCTCACCTTCCAACTGTCCAAACTCAAGACTAAGTCAATTATGATATTTTACAACTCCATTTTTCACATGCATTCAGTACTCACCAGCAGGTGAAACATGAGGACAGCTGCTCATTTTTAGTAGTTTTAGAGTATCACTGTTGTTAGCAACAAGAACCTTCAAGGAAGGATCATCAAGGGGTGTGTCATCTATCTTGATTGATGATAATGACTTGGAGTTCACAAAAACTACTGTCAGTGCTGATGCAAAATGAGCCTATTTAGAGAAAttgaaagagggaaaagattCTTATGAAAAGATGAACAAAACTTCAGGGCTTTGACCTCACATTCTACACAGGCAGAAAGTACAAAAATAAACACTTCCCATGGATCCCCTTTTTCATGTAACAAAGAATTATTTCAACATAAACAGAGGGgatctttctttaaaaacatgCTGCTGCATGTGACAAAATTAACCTTACACTCATTATTTATCTATTCTGATTTATCATTTCAGTGTAATACATTGATAACTACAGGGAAAACTGGATACAATGATGAGCCTGAAGTATCTGGagtttttctgcagaaaaaaaagaaatggccTTTATTTTCCAGAAAGTAATTCTTCTGTTATTACAAAGTAACTAGAGACTGTTTCATAAAATTGCCATCAACTTAAGAACAGAGCATTAAGAAAGCTAGAGTGGTTTaaaagtgaattaaaaaatgctAGTTACAGTTTGTAAAGCTTTACCTTAGAGACATTCATGAAGCTTGGTTTTGCTGTAGAGATCAAACCCAGTGTTTTGATAGAACAGTTCACCAACTGAGAAAGGATGTCACAGGCTGCTTCTGCTGACTCAGTACTACTATCAACCtataaaagcaatttaaaaatagtGAAGTCATTCTGCAGTATTATTTAGAAAACAGCACCATGGATACCCAAGACTGCAGATTCCACATCTATTCAGCTCCTGACTGCAATCATCACAGGCACAAAGAGCAACACTGACTGAAAATTTCAAGACCAGAAAGAGTTCAGGGAAGTTACTATTAGAAAATTTTCCTGAGTGTGACTGCTGGGTAATTCTAGTATGAACATAAACCTTAAATCTAAGTCTTGTCTTCAAATAAACTCATGTTACTGCAATACTCTAACAGTACTGGTGCTACAACACACAGTGATGtgtatacattttttttaaatgccaatTTTTAGAACCCAAAAAAGACTTGACAAAGTCCTTGCTCAAGCAAACGAATCCACTTTATCTACATGGACAACACTTTTGCATCTTAAATAATGAACTGATTCAAAATTTGTAAGCCTGAAGAATAACTGTGAACAAATCTCTTACTTTGCCTCACCTTCCACCTCTGTTTCACACCACATTCACTATTTCTTACCTCTGCAGAGGTAAGAGTGTACAAAATTGGATGAAACTGTCGGCACAGGTGGAAATAAAATGTTGCAGTAGTTGCATTTTTAAACATTTGACTTGCCAGGTACAACCCTTAAGGCAGCTGACACAGAACAGCTGCATCCTTCGTGCTCAGTGACGTGGCACTGACCCACAGCTCAGCCACAGCTTACCTTGAAGCTGACGTACTGCAGATGGTCAGCGTGCCTCTTGATAATCTGCTGAATGAGATCTGGATGTGTAGACTTTAAATAAGAAGTGGCTGGCTGGCTAAGTTCAAACTCAAACCTCCTCCAGAGATCTGGGATGTGAAAGACTTCATTCCACCTTCGACAAACAGAAGATGCCCTGGCTCTATCCACTAAAGTCAGGAACTGAAAAACACGCAGGATCACGTGGTGTGGAAGGCTGCCCCAGTCCATGGCGGTGCACGGGTCAGAGTCCCCAAACCCTGAGTCACATAAACTAGTTTTCTGTTTTTTGCTTGTCTGTGATGTTCCAGGAGCTTCAGCCACCACCTTCTGCCCAGCTCTCTTCATGGTGAAAGTTTCAGAA
The Agelaius phoeniceus isolate bAgePho1 chromosome 15, bAgePho1.hap1, whole genome shotgun sequence genome window above contains:
- the LOC129126849 gene encoding F-box/LRR-repeat protein 21-like; this translates as MKRAGQKVVAEAPGTSQTSKKQKTSLCDSGFGDSDPCTAMDWGSLPHHVILRVFQFLTLVDRARASSVCRRWNEVFHIPDLWRRFEFELSQPATSYLKSTHPDLIQQIIKRHADHLQYVSFKVDSSTESAEAACDILSQLVNCSIKTLGLISTAKPSFMNVSKAHFASALTVVFVNSKSLSSIKIDDTPLDDPSLKVLVANNSDTLKLLKMSSCPHVSPAGILCVADQCHGLKELALNYYILSDELLLALSSEKHVDLEHLRIDVVSENPGQVQFHTIKKQSWDALVKHSPKVNIVMYFFLYEDEFDAFFREETPVTHLYFGRAVSKAMLGRIGMNCPRLIELVVCANGLQPLDDELIQIAERCKNLTAMGLGECEVTCRGFIEFVKMCGGRLTQLSIMEEVLIPDSDYSLDRLHLEVSKHLGRMWFPDMMPTW